In Panicum virgatum strain AP13 chromosome 5K, P.virgatum_v5, whole genome shotgun sequence, the genomic window AGGACACGCCAGGCGGCCAGAGCATATTCCACGAATGTGTACCTGAAATTTTGGTGAGAGCTCGGATCTGCGGCCGACCTGCCGGCGAATATCTCTTTCAGGTTCACTCTCACGGTCACGGGTGCTCCATGATGCGTGACAGGTGCCTGATGCCTTGGCTTTCGGTGGCGCGCAACAAGCAGCTCGGCAATCGGGCGCGCAACAAGTATCAGTGGGATTCGAATTTTAGGTGGTGTGTAGAAAGAATATGGTACCCGTAAAAAATGTACGGCAGAATTGTGCGATGCCGCGCTTGATTTACGAATAAACTTGAATGGATTTCGCATCTCTAATTAATGATTATGGCTGCAAATTGAAGTGCCACGCTTAGCGACGGAGATCCGGTGCAGTACTGCACGTGCAGTTACTgccgctgacgtgtgggcccatgCGCCATGGTACCCGTAAAAAATGTACGGTAGAATTGTGCGATGCCGCGCTTGATTTACGAATAAACTTGAATGGATTTCGCATCTCTAATTAATGATTATGGCCGCAAATTGAAGTGCCACGCTTAGCGACGGAGATCCGGTGCAGTACTGCACGTGCAGTTACTgccgctgacgtgtgggcccatgcgccgtggggcccacgtgtcagcgCCAGTAACTGCACGTGCAGTTAATGCACCGGATCCTCGTCCCACGCTTAACGCCGGGCGCGTATACTGAAATTTCGCTTGTCTTCGCGGAATTTCTCATCCATTAATTTATCTTTTGTTGGTCGGTAAGATACAGTGAGCCGTCGCCAATTCAGCGGTGACAGGCTCAATCAGGGATACGCAACGCCACACGCCACGCACAAAAATTAGTCAATAATAAGTACTCCAGTTAAACACTAGTAAGTAATCGGCCGTGCCTCGCAGTTGTTCGATCGAGCTCGCGATCGCCACGAACGAACCCGAACCGGCAATCTTTTCCGGCCGGTCTTCGAATACAATGGTCGATCAGTTCTTGACGCCGAGCGGCATGATGGGCATGCCGCcgtcctgcgcggcggcgggcatggTGGACTCGAGCTTGCAGTCGAGcggcagcagcgcggcggcgtcctcgACGAGCGCCCTCCTGACGAGCCCCAGCAGCGTGGCCTCCATCTCGGTGCCGTCGGCCCAGGGGTGCACCTCGGCCTGCACCCGCGCGGGGTCCTCGCGAATGAGGTCCCACACGGGGTACCCGCGACGCGGCATCACGAAGTCCTCCCGCGCCAGCCGCAGCGCCGGGCAGTAGTCGCCGCGGCCGTCGCCCAGGTAGATGACGCGCGGCTTCCTCcccgcgggcgccgcggcggcggcctcgcggaGGATGCGGTCCAGCACCTGGCCCTTGCACATGTTGGGCGGGCAGGTGCCGACGCCGCACCCGTGCGGCGCCCCGCGGAGGAAGTCGTGGTAGGGCTCGATGCGGAGGGGGCCGCCGGCGTCGACGCGGCTCGGGTTGGTGTTGACCTCGGTGAAGCAGCCGCGGAGGCCGTGGTGCTCGAGGACGGTCTCGATGAAGAAGGCGTTGGCGTCGCTGAGGACGCGCAGGTCGCAcccgagcgcggcggccgcgcggatgGCGGCCGGCACGCGCGGGTCGATGGGCGCCGCGCGCAGCGCCGCGGCGACGTCGGCCAGGGTCgccccgcgcgcgtggagctcccCCATCATGGTGTCCATGAGGGTGTTCCACGGCATGGTGGGGAGAAGGCGCTCGAACTCCTCCGTGAGGCCCAGGCTGTCCACCACCCAGTTGTCGCTGTCGACGTCGATGATGGTCTTGTCGAAGTCGAACACCACCACGATGCCATTACCGGCGGCGGCCATTGCGCGAGGTTTAGGCTCGCTGGTTTTCTCGAGGCGAGAGGCGGCTTGGCTGGCTACGACGCTTGCTTGGTGTTTGCGATGGATCTGATCGATAGATGGCTGGgggagccgcggcggaggcggccttATATACCGGGCCGGGGGGCGCCGGGCGGGAAGATGCCGAGGGAATATTACGAAGATGCCCAAGAATAGCTAGTGCCGTTCGGCCGCGCGCGTCAAGTTTGGCGGGGGTGGAGAGCACATTCGGTTCGGCGGACCGACCTCTTCCTCGCGAAGCCACGCGGGCGCGCCAGCATCTGGTCTGGTGCGCGCGGCGCGTGTGGGCTAGAGCCGTGGTGGGATCGGAAACGCTGGCCGCCGCggggaagaaggggaggaaggcgcggggcgggggcggcggcggcggcctctggAGGGCGCGGGGCGCGCGTGGGGAAGGATCCGGAGGAGATGCTCGGCTCTCGCCGATTGCCGAGGGGAATATCCACTCCCCGCTCCGTCTCGGGAGCCAGCCGCGGCCGAGTCGCTCTCGCAGAATCTGCCGCGGCGCCGGTTCGTGGTGCGCACGCACCGCAACATTTCCCCAGCAGTAACAAAAAAGGAAACTGCAAAAGATTTTACGCGCCGGTCGATttttttattagaaaaaaatcTGGTCTCGTGCTGCTGCCAGCCAAGTGAAAATTTGAAGCTTTTTTTTCATCATAAAACTAATGTTTTTGACTAGCATATCTGTATCGCAGTCGGCAGTCGGCAGT contains:
- the LOC120707864 gene encoding inorganic pyrophosphatase 1-like; translated protein: MAAAGNGIVVVFDFDKTIIDVDSDNWVVDSLGLTEEFERLLPTMPWNTLMDTMMGELHARGATLADVAAALRAAPIDPRVPAAIRAAAALGCDLRVLSDANAFFIETVLEHHGLRGCFTEVNTNPSRVDAGGPLRIEPYHDFLRGAPHGCGVGTCPPNMCKGQVLDRILREAAAAAPAGRKPRVIYLGDGRGDYCPALRLAREDFVMPRRGYPVWDLIREDPARVQAEVHPWADGTEMEATLLGLVRRALVEDAAALLPLDCKLESTMPAAAQDGGMPIMPLGVKN